In a genomic window of Gigantopelta aegis isolate Gae_Host chromosome 9, Gae_host_genome, whole genome shotgun sequence:
- the LOC121381662 gene encoding uncharacterized protein LOC121381662: MAGLRRIEFVQSQKGSPQVILDGFLFAKNRTRGESVHWRCVTKTCTGKCTTVGEFVRNTSEHNHLPNDPNVARFISILRKRAREETTPMQQIYNDEVAKQALETVPHLPSFPSMSSALYRQRRVLIPALPQTRADVILEEPWTQTNDGRRYLLFSDGNEDNMLVFSTDEQIVTLQAAESIFMDGTFSSCPALWNQLYIIHAMDGTTMYPLVFALLPDKQRITYIRLFSLLKNEVQQLLNQPLAPSKVQTDFEMAAIQAVETEFPQAEVKGCFFHFTQAIWRKTQELGLAVLYKEDPAVQTWIRRAAGLPLLPIAQVQGAWLEAMNDGPDVPQAEAFNDYVVLTWVDDDSRFPLIIWNHHLTTGPRTNNNLEGFHSRMNRSIQVHHPNIYRFVELIKGIETSERAKLRQINFGAAPPPRKRVYKQNENRIVRLKAQLTLEQKTPIQFLDAVGHLLKLV; this comes from the coding sequence ATGGCTGGTCTTAGAAGGATAGAATTTGTTCAATCACAAAAAGGTTCACCACAAGTAATATTGGATGGATTTTTATTTGCAAAGAATCGCACCAGAGGGGAAAGTGTTCACTGGAGATGCGTGACAAAAACGTGTACCGGGAAATGCACCACTGTCGGCGAATTTGTACGGAACACATCGGAACACAACCATCTTCCAAATGATCCGAATGTTGCTCGGTTTATCAGCATACTGCGGAAGCGAGCAAGAGAAGAAACAACACCTATGCAGCAAATATACAATGACGAGGTTGCAAAGCAAGCATTAGAAACTGTTCCTCATTTGCCTTCCTTTCCCAGTATGAGCAGTGCACTGTACAGACAGAGACGAGTTCTGATACCTGCCCTACCACAGACTAGAGCCGATGTCATCCTAGAAGAACCATGGACACAGACAAATGACGgaagacgctacctgttatttAGCGATGGAAATGAAGATAACATGCTTGTGTTCTCTACAGATGAGCAAATCGTAACTCTACAGGCTGCAGAATCCATTTTTATGGACGGAACTTTCTCTTCTTGTCCAGCATTGTGGAACCAATTATACATCATACATGCTATGGACGGAACCACTATGTATCCCCTTGTGTTTGCTCTTCTTCCCGATAAACAGAGGATAACATACATTAGACTGTTCAGTTTGTTGAAAAAtgaagttcaacaattattaaaCCAACCCCTTGCTCCAAGTAAAGTTCAGACTGATTTTGAGATGGCTGCAATCCAGGCAGTTGAGACGGAGTTTCCGCAAGCTGAAGTAAAAGGGTGCTTTTTTCACTTTACACAGGCCATTTGGAGGAAAACTCAAGAACTGGGTCTTGCTGTTTTGTACAAAGAAGATCCAGCTGTACAGACATGGATTCGGAGGGCTGCTGGACTACCACTTTTGCCCATTGCACAAGTACAGGGTGCATGGTTAGAAGCCATGAATGACGGACCTGATGTTCCACAGGCGGAGGCATTTAATGattatgttgttttaacatGGGTAGACGATGACTCCAGATTCCCTTTGATTATATGGAACCATCATCTGACCACTGGCCCAAGAACAAATAATAATCTGGAGGGATTTCATTCCAGAATGAATCGTTCAATCCAAGTTCATCATCCAAACATATACCGATTTGTAGAATTAATCAAAGGAATAGAGACCTCCGAACGTGCTAAATTGAGACAGATAAACTTTGGAGCTGCCCCACCACCAAGAAAGAGAGTGTATAAGCAGAATGAAAATAGAATCGTGAGATTGAAGGCGCAACTAACCCTTGAACAGAAAACGCCCATTCAGTTCTTGGATGCCGTTGGACATCTGTTAAAATTAGTATAA